A part of Rhodohalobacter barkolensis genomic DNA contains:
- a CDS encoding alpha/beta fold hydrolase, with product MNTRIFKSDSARERMNEWYQQFLDRVNVPSNVEEVSTTYGKNHVLTIGDHSKTPLVCLHTMLTSSAHIISELALLSDQFYIIAPDLPGQSVKGLPIHLSYKDHSHSEWLKEILDGLNLQESNLLGVSLGGFVARQFASEYPERVLSLTLIVPAGIVRGSLIKGFSKMALPMMMYKMRPGEKNLRRLVKNLITTWDEDWANYLGDAFLDFIPNIKIPPLASDEELQNLTMPCLVIGAENDISFPGNEIIIRVKNQIPNVETEFLKSSNHSPPTTPEFRSWLNKRVKEFIPNTKT from the coding sequence GTGAATACCAGGATCTTTAAAAGTGACTCTGCCCGGGAGAGGATGAATGAGTGGTATCAACAATTTCTTGATCGGGTAAATGTTCCATCGAACGTCGAAGAGGTCTCTACTACTTACGGCAAGAACCACGTTCTCACGATCGGAGACCATTCCAAAACACCTCTCGTCTGCCTGCACACCATGTTAACGAGTTCTGCCCATATCATATCCGAACTGGCTCTGCTATCTGATCAATTCTACATCATAGCACCTGATCTGCCGGGCCAGTCTGTAAAAGGTTTACCCATTCACCTATCCTACAAAGATCACTCCCACTCTGAATGGCTTAAAGAAATTCTGGACGGCCTGAATTTGCAGGAGTCCAATTTATTAGGCGTGAGTCTGGGTGGTTTTGTTGCCCGCCAATTTGCATCTGAATATCCCGAAAGAGTACTGTCGCTAACTCTGATTGTACCGGCCGGAATTGTCCGGGGATCTTTGATAAAAGGCTTTTCAAAAATGGCTTTACCGATGATGATGTACAAAATGCGGCCAGGTGAGAAAAACCTTCGGAGACTGGTTAAAAATCTCATCACTACATGGGATGAAGACTGGGCGAACTACCTCGGGGATGCATTTCTTGATTTTATACCCAACATCAAGATCCCTCCACTTGCGTCGGATGAGGAGTTACAAAACTTGACCATGCCATGTTTAGTCATTGGTGCAGAAAATGACATTTCATTTCCCGGAAATGAGATTATAATCCGCGTAAAAAATCAGATTCCAAACGTTGAAACCGAATTTTTAAAGAGCAGCAACCATTCACCACCCACTACACCGGAATTTCGAAGCTGGCTGAACAAACGAGTAAAAGAATTCATACCGAATACAAAAACATGA
- a CDS encoding serine hydrolase domain-containing protein, producing MTRIISAILLLVVVFGSYLAFTDIISEPDEVKVDPEPEEWVMDETLALYLDEFEQNFEEGLNNKRIPGAAVSIVKDGRVVYQKGFGVKETGKTEEVDEHTVFRLGSVSKGFASVLTGVLVEEGVVSWDGPVSRYVKEFKLNDPAQTGRVQVRHLLSHTSGLPRHAYTNLVEDGLSLDRIIPRFSQVPLIAKEGEQIAYQNAAYSTIEKVLEVQTDTDFNTLLDEKLFTPLAMDHASAAYDSIQYSENKALPHIYYSRSRGRVPVPITTKYYNTVSSGGINASASDMGKWLLLLTGNYPDVISRETLEEIYNPLASINNRRFSRYWDGVNGSSYGMGWRVLENHGQKIVYHGGYVNGYRSEIAFAPEDGLGISILINTNSSYPLEVIPGFFNHLKSNSSDVISE from the coding sequence GTGACCCGAATTATCTCTGCAATCCTTTTACTGGTCGTTGTTTTTGGATCATACCTGGCTTTTACCGATATCATTTCGGAGCCCGACGAAGTAAAAGTCGATCCTGAACCCGAAGAGTGGGTAATGGATGAGACTTTGGCCCTTTACCTGGATGAATTTGAACAGAATTTTGAAGAAGGACTAAACAACAAACGAATTCCGGGTGCAGCGGTTTCCATCGTAAAGGATGGACGGGTTGTCTATCAAAAAGGGTTTGGCGTAAAAGAGACGGGGAAAACTGAAGAAGTAGATGAACATACCGTATTCCGGTTGGGAAGTGTATCTAAAGGTTTTGCATCGGTTCTGACGGGCGTATTGGTCGAAGAGGGAGTGGTAAGCTGGGATGGTCCCGTATCCCGCTATGTGAAGGAGTTTAAGCTGAATGATCCGGCCCAAACCGGTCGGGTTCAGGTGAGGCATCTACTATCTCATACGTCAGGACTGCCACGCCATGCCTATACGAATTTGGTGGAAGACGGACTTTCTCTGGATCGTATTATCCCCCGATTTTCACAGGTTCCCTTGATTGCAAAAGAAGGTGAGCAAATTGCCTACCAAAATGCAGCATATTCAACCATAGAAAAAGTACTGGAAGTTCAAACCGATACAGACTTTAACACACTTTTAGATGAAAAGCTGTTTACACCTTTGGCAATGGATCATGCTTCGGCAGCTTACGACAGCATTCAGTACTCTGAGAATAAAGCTTTGCCTCATATCTACTACTCCCGCTCGCGGGGACGCGTTCCTGTTCCAATAACTACAAAATACTACAACACGGTTTCTTCCGGGGGCATTAATGCTTCTGCATCAGATATGGGAAAGTGGCTGCTTCTGTTAACAGGAAACTATCCTGACGTTATTTCGAGGGAAACGCTTGAAGAAATTTATAATCCGTTAGCCAGCATAAATAACCGGCGATTCAGCAGATATTGGGATGGGGTGAATGGTTCGTCTTATGGAATGGGATGGAGAGTACTTGAAAATCATGGACAAAAGATCGTGTACCACGGAGGGTATGTAAACGGATACCGCAGCGAGATCGCTTTTGCTCCTGAAGATGGTTTAGGAATAAGCATTCTGATTAATACCAACTCAAGCTATCCCTTAGAAGTTATCCCCGGCTTCTTTAATCACTTGAAATCAAACTCTTCGGACGTTATTTCGGAGTGA